A portion of the Cololabis saira isolate AMF1-May2022 chromosome 17, fColSai1.1, whole genome shotgun sequence genome contains these proteins:
- the polr1b gene encoding DNA-directed RNA polymerase I subunit RPA2, whose translation MDFSNKWRNLPEGPSLKNLTDGNFGKLKDTQHAAVQNLTKAHVESFDQAVTEGLAEVVQAIPPLEFMSNNDKIMLNFVEATICPPAVAKGNICTETKVFPAECRGRRCTYRGRVMMDVCWSVNDVPRGVIKQSMGFMPIMVKSKLCNLHDMSPKELVQHHEEAEEMGGYFIVNGIEKIIRMLIMPRRNYPIAMSRPKWKTRGQGYTQYGISMRCVREEHSAVNMNLHYLENGMVMLNFIYHKELFFLPLGFALKALVDFTDFQIYQELIKGREDNSFYKTCVSEMLRVVMEEGCTTRGKVLNFLGERFRVKLNQPEWHTNQECARFLLNECICIHLKSDTEKFYMLCLMTQKLFTFAKQECMEENPDSIMCQEVLTPGQLYLMFLKERLTAWLTSVKIAFTKRGAKLSGGWSDENVMKLLSMGTDLTKSFEYLLATGNLVSKTGLGMLQNTGLCVVADKLNFIRYLSHFRCVHRGAAFAKMRTTTVRKLLPESWGFMCPVHTPDGEPCGLMNHMTASCEIVAQVAPTNSLPALLCSLGVTPVDGSPGRAFSDCYSVVLDGAVVGWVETDLAPMVVDSLRRFKVLREKTVPSWMEIVLVPKTGKASLYPGLYLFTTPCRMMRPVQNLSLGQQELIGTFEQLYMNVAVFEKEVEAGVTTHQELFPHSMLSVVANFIPYSDHNQSPRNMYQCQMGKQTMGFPLHSFMDRSDNKLYRLQTPQSPLVRPYMYDHYDLDNYPSGTNAIVAVISYTGYDMEDAMIVNKSSWERGFAHGSIYKTELIDLAEKMKGVNCVVFGVKPGDPKVKDRLDADGLPHIGATLQYGDPFYSYINLNTGQTFVNYYKSQEACVVDNIKVCSNDAGSGPFKRVCITVRVPRNPTIGDKFASRHGQKGILSRLWPAEDMPFTESGMAPDILFNPHGFPSRMTIGMLIESMAGKSGALHGLSHDATPFTFSEENSALEHFGEMLRAGGYNYYGTERLYSGVSGLELEADIFIGVVYYQRLRHMVSDKFQVRTTGARDKVTNQPVGGRNIQGGIRFGEMERDALLAHGSAFLLHDRLFNCSDRSVAQVCVDCGSLLSPLLEKPPPSWSATRHRNTVCTLCGKSDAIASVSVPYVFRYFVAELAAMNIRVKLDVK comes from the exons ATGGACTTCTCAAATAAGTGGAGAAATCTGCCCGAAGGTCCGAGTTTAAAGAACCTGACCGACGGAAACTTCGGGAAACTGAAGGACACGCAGCATGCTGCTGTTCAAAACCTGACTAAAGCTCATGTCGAGTCTTTTGACCAGGCGGTGACGGAGGGACTGGCCGAGGTGGTGCAG GCTATCCCCCCTCTCGAGTTCATGTCCAACAATGACAAGATCATGTTGAACTTCGTTGAAGCCACCATCTGCCCCCCTGCGGTCGCTAAGGGCAACATTTGCACCGAGACGAAGGTGTTTCCTGCCGAGTGTCGAGGCAGGAGATGCACCTACAGAGGAAGAGTCATG ATGGACGTCTGCTGGTCCGTCAACGATGTTCCCAGAGGCGTCATCAAGCAGTCCATGGGCTTCATGCCGATCATGGTGAAGTCCAAGCTGTGTAACCTGCACGACATGTCTCCCAAAGAGCTCGTACAACATCACGAAGAAGCAGAG GAAATGGGGGGTTATTTCATCGTGAACGGCATTGAGAAGATTATCCGTATGCTCATAATGCCAAGGAGGAACTATCCCATTGCAATGTCCAGACCCAAGTGGAAGACCAGGGGTCAGGGATACACCCAGTACG GTATTTCTATGCGTTGTGTGCGAGAGGAGCACTCGGCAGTCAACATGAACCTCCATTATCTGGAGAACGGGATGGTGATGCTGAACTTCATCTACCACAAAGAGCTCTTCTTCCTGCCCTTAGGTTTTGCTCTGAAG GCTCTCGTGGACTTCACAGACttccagatctaccaggagctgaTCAAAGGCCGCGAGGACAACTCCTTTTACAAGACGTGCGTGTCGGAGATGCTGCGTGTCGTCATGGAGGAAGGCTGCACCACCCGCGGAAAAGTGCTCAACTTCCTGGGAGAGCGATTCAGGGTGAAGCTGAACCAGCCGGAGTGGCACACCAACCAGGAGTGTGCCAGGTTCCTGTTGAA CGAGTGCATCTGCATTCACCTGAAGTCGGACACAGAGAAGTTCTACATGCTGTGTCTGATGACCCAGAAGCTTTTCACGTTCGCCAAGCAGGAGTGCATGGAGGAGAACCCGGACAGCATCATGTGTCAGGAGGTTCTCACCCCCGGCCAGCTCTACCTCATGTTCCTCAAG GAGAGATTGACGGCCTGGTTAACTTCTGTGAAGATTGCTTTCACCAAAAGAGGAGCCAAACTGTCTGGAGGATGGAGCGATGAGAACGTGATGAAGCTGCTGTCCATGGGCACCGACTTGACCAAGTCGTTTGAATATCTCCTGGCGACCGGGAACCTCGTCTCCAAGACGG GTCTCGGCATGCTGCAGAACACGGGCCTGTGCGTCGTGGCCGACAAGCTCAACTTCATCCGGTACCTGTCCCACTTCCGCTGCGTGCACAGAGGCGCGGCCTTCGCCAAGATGAGGACCACCACGGTCCGGAAGCTGCTGCCGGAGTCCTGGGGCTTCATGTGCCCCGTGCACACCCCGGACGGAGAGCCCTGCGGCCTCATGAACCACATGACCGCCAGCTGCGAGATCGTGGCTCAGGTGGCGCCCACCAACTCGCTGCCGGCTCTTCTCTGTTCCCTCG GCGTGACCCCGGTGGACGGATCCCCGGGCCGGGCCTTCTCAGACTGTTACTCCGTGGTTCTGGACGGAGCTGTGGTCGGCTGGGTGGAGACAGACTTGGCACCAATGGTTGTCGACTCACTGCGCAGATTCAAG GTGCTGAGAGAGAAGACGGTTCCTTCCTGGATGGAGATCGTCCTGGTTCCCAAGACGGGCAAGGCCAGTCTGTATCCCGGCCTGTACCTGTTCACGACGCCCTGCCGCATGATGCGTCCCGTCCAGAACCTGAGTCTCGGCCAGCAGGAGCTGATTGGCACGTTTGAGCAG CTCTACATGAACGTGGCGGTGTTTGAGAAGGAGGTTGAAGCCGGCGTCACCACGCACCAGGAGCTGTTCCCTCACAGCATGCTCAGCGTGGTGGCCAACTTCATCCCTTACTCCGACCACAACCAGAGTCCCAGAAACATGTACCAGTGTCAGATGG GTAAGCAGACGATGGGTTTCCCTCTGCACTCCTTCATGGACCGCTCCGATAACAAGCTGTACCGGCTCCAGACGCCCCAGAGCCCCCTGGTCCGGCCGTACATGTACGACCACTACGACCTGGACAACTACCCGAGCGGCACCAACGCCATCGTGGCCGTCATCTCCTACACCGGCTACGACATGGAGGACGCCATG ATTGTGAACAAGTCGTCGTGGGAGAGGGGCTTCGCCCACGGGAGCATCTACAAGACGGAGTTAATCGACCTGGCGGAGAAGATGAAGGGAGTGAACTGCGTGGTGTTCGGGGTGAAGCCGGGAGACCCGAAGGTGAAGGACAGACTGGACGCTGACGGTCTGCCTCACATCGGGGCGACGCTTCAGTACGGAGACCCGTTCTACAGCTACATCAACCTGAACACGGGACAAACCTTCGTCAACTACTACAA GAGCCAGGAGGCCTGCGTCGTCGACAACATAAAGGTCTGCAGCAACGACGCCGGCTCGGGCCCGTTCAAGCGCGTCTGCATCACGGTGCGAGTGCCGAGAAACCCAACCATCGGAGACAAGTTCGCCAGCCGCCACGGCCAGAAGGGAATCCTGAGCCGCCTCTGGCCGGCGGAGGACATGCCCTTCACGGAGAGCGGCATGGCGCCGGACATCCTGTTCAACCCGCACGGCTTCCCCTCCCGCATGACCATCGGCATGCTCATCGAGAGCATGGCGGGCAAGTCGGGCGCCCTGCACGGCCTGAGCCACGACGCCACGCCCTTCACCTTCTCCGAGGAGAACTCGGCGCTGGAGCACTTCGGCGAGATGCTGCGCGCCGGCGGCTACAACTACTACGGCACGGAGCGGCTGTACAGCGGCGTGAGCGGCCTGGAGCTGGAGGCCGACATCTTCATCGGCGTCGTCTACTACCAGCGGCTGCGGCACATGGTCTCCGACAAGTTCCAGGTGAGGACGACGGGAGCGCGGGACAAGGTGACCAACCAGCCGGTGGGAGGGAGGAACATCCAGGGAGGAATCCGCTTCGGGGAGATGGAGCGCGACGCCCTGCTGGCCCACGGCTCGGCCTTCCTGCTGCACGACCGGCTCTTCAACTGCTCCGACCGCTCCGTGGCGCAGGTCTGCGTGGACTGCGGGAGCCTGCTCTCGCCGCTGCTGGAGAAGCCGCCGCCGTCCTGGTCGGCCACGCGCCACCGCAACACCGTCTGCACGCTGTGCGGCAAAAGCGACGCTATCGCGTCCGTGTCCGTTCCCTACGTCTTCCGCTACTTCGTGGCCGAGCTGGCGGCGATGAACATCAGAGTCAAACTGGATGTTAAGTGA